A window of the Planococcus citri chromosome 4, ihPlaCitr1.1, whole genome shotgun sequence genome harbors these coding sequences:
- the LOC135845225 gene encoding uncharacterized protein LOC135845225 encodes MAGVKKSRLEVLIGIIILCEIVLPTTAIAPCSLEPSEDNCKIVGVKCNRELKVCECWDNRIFTATGTCSNNTSAKNRTVACKFYKDCRDACMESPCGSETETVSENSSKAPEKVYVNRGGLGFSEWVIIAVIAAIVTCATITSLIVSYRFYFSRIVDCRRFVEGSEDMEMNNQNPEAVVSPPGDILTREDMGTVRDAVIAANVTTTISFLRASEIEDMSSSIITNIHKVSEGKFSNVHIGELQLHSETDETTNELQLHSETDETTKTRVLALKEIKCDYDSESVKCTLREVECMRMVNHVNLIRLTGFFNRGVSKLPWIVFDYVKYGSLKDVLLDSNTRFPQLKREEPHVITEVRDDLVDNEHVQLSTN; translated from the exons GCGAGATTGTTCTTCCAACAACAGCAATTGCTCCTTGCTCACTGGAGCCAAGCGAAGATAATTGTAAGATCGTAGGAGTGAAATGTAATCGAGAATTAAAAGTATGCGAATGCTGGGACAATCGCATTTTTACTGCAACCGGCACTTGCTCTAACAATA CTTCCGCCAAAAACAGAACCGTCGCGTGTAAATTTTACAAGGATTGCCGTGATGCATGTATGGAAAGTCCGTGTGGGTCCGAAACAGAAACAG tttcagaaAATTCGTCTAAAGCACCGGAAAAAGTATATGTAAATCGTGGCGGATTGGGGTTCTCTGAATGG GTTATCATCGCAGTTATAGCTGCAATTGTGACCTGTGCAACAATTACGAGCTTAATAGTTTCCTAccggttttatttttcaagaatcgtgGATTGTAGGAGG TTTGTGGAGGGCAGTGAGGATATGGAAATGAACAATCAGAATCCTGAAGCAGTCGTCTCTCCACCTGGCGACATCCTGACCAGAGAGGATATGGGAACTGTTCGTGATGCAGTTATTGCTGCAAATGTGACGACTACGATTTCATTTCTGAGGGCATCGGAGATTGAAGACATGTCATCTTCCATCATAACAAATATTCATAAAGTCTCGGAAGGCAAATTTAGCAATGTCCATATAG GTGAGCTACAGCTACATTCAGAAACTGACGAAACTACGAATGAGCTACAGCTACATTCAGAAACTGACGAAACTACGAAAACACGAGTATTAGCACTGAAAGAAATCAAATGTGATTATGATTCGGAGTCAGTAAAATGTACATTACGGGAAGTTGAATGCATGAGAATGGTTAACCATGTAAATCTCATACGTTTAACTGGTTTTTTTAATAGAG GTGTTTCTAAACTACCATGGATCGTTTTTGATTACGTTAAATATGGCAGCTTAAAAGATGTATTACTTGACAGCAATACGCGTTTTCCACAGCTTAAAAGAGAGGAGCCCCATGTTATAACCGAGGTAAGAGATGACTTAGTTGATAATGAACATGTCCAATTGTCTACCAATTAG
- the LOC135843647 gene encoding collagen alpha-2(I) chain-like isoform X1 — protein sequence MFINIITIISVVIGKIVLAQGEPVPTVSAKNTSSGENDNQFSTCLDILKRNPSVRNGWFRIKPKSEYENSEYALGFEVWCDFYSNETCIYPQLPDDSSLSKPIDVSTVPGEVWIANLGKEISYPFDNSQITILQKTSRTCHQNITVNCKNLVAFYDETLNTFDKSIKTLAWNGIQLTPLGPLDLKLRSDKDDCRYRDNPNEWKETIIEYTTDRCDRLPFTDVAIRDVWRGHGRGHGQWFYVKVGPVCFSWSRDISMYE from the exons atgtttataAACATAATAACGATCATTAGTGTTGTAATCGGTAAAATTGTATTAGCACAG GGAGAACCAGTGCCAACAGTATCAGCAAAAAATACAAGTTCTGGCGAAAATGATAATCAATTTTCCACTTGTCTGGATATTCTGAAGAGGAATCCGAGTGTTCGAAACG GCTGGTTTAGGATAAAGCCCAAAAGCGAATACGAAAACTCCGAATACGCGTTAGGATTTGAAGTATGGTGCGACTTCTACAGCAATGAAACCTGCATCTATCCTCAATTACCAGACGACTCATCACTATCAAAACCGATTGATGTGTCAACTGTACCAGGGGAAGTATGGATAGCTAACCTCGGTAAGGAG ATTTCATATCCATTTGATAACAGCCAGATAACAATACTTCAGAAAACTTCGAGAACGTGTCACCAAAACATCACTGTAAATTGTAAGAATCTGGTGGCATTTTATGACGAGACCCTGAACACTTTCGACAAAAGCATCAAGACTCTCGCATGGAACGGTATACAGCTGACCCCACTGGGTCCATTAGATTTAAAACTTAGATCGGATAAAGACGATTGTAgg tatagGGACAATCCTAATGAGTGGAAAGAAACTATTATTGAATACACCACTGACAGATGTGACAGGCTACCCTTCACAGACGTCGCGATCCGAGATGTATGGAGAGGACATGGCCGTGGCCATGGCCAGTGGTTCTATGTGAAAGTTGGGCCAGTTTGTTTTTCTTGGAGTAGAGACATAtctatgtacgagtaa
- the LOC135843730 gene encoding collagen alpha-2(I) chain-like isoform X1: MFINSIIMIISVVIGKIVFAQEEPSTPTVAAKNISSSENTRNSTCLDILKKDPNVKDGLFMINPMTKYEDDEYSEFPVWCDFSRNETVVYPLLKDSKIRVPTDVSTARGEVWIENIGMEIYYPFDNSQIKILQETSRWCYQNITIKCKNLVAFYDAVQNTLDKSIKILAWNDKELTPLGPLDLKLESAKDDCKYRDNSNEWKETVIEYSTTRCERLPFADVAIRDGGRGHGQWFNVEMGPVRFSW, encoded by the exons atgtttataAACAGTATAATAATGATCATTAGTGTTGTAATCGGTAAAATTGTGTTCGCACAG gAAGAACCATCAACACCAACAGTAGCAGCAAAAAATATAAGTTCTAgcgaaaatactcgtaattccACTTGTCTGGATATTCTGAAGAAGGATCCGAATGTTAAAGACG GCTTATTTATGATAAACCCCATGACCAAATACGAAGACGACGAATACTCCGAGTTCCCAGTGTGGTGCGACTTCAGTAGAAATGAAACCGTGGTCTATCCTCTATTAAAAGACTCAAAAATAAGAGTACCGACTGATGTGTCAACTGCACGAGGCGAAGTATGGATAGAAAACATCGGTATGGAG ATATATTATCCATTCGATAACAGCCAGATAAAAATACTTCAAGAAACTTCGAGATGGTGTTACCAAAACATCACTATTAAGTGTAAAAATCTGGTGGCGTTTTATGACGCTGTCCAAAACACTTTAGACAAAAGTATCAAGATTCTCGCATGGAACGATAAAGAGCTGACCCCACTGGGTCCATTAGATTTAAAACTGGAATCGGCTAAAGATGATTGtaag tataGGGACAATTCGAATGAATGGAAAGAAACTGTTATTGAATACTCCACTACAAGATGTGAGAGACTCCCCTTCGCAGACGTCGCCATACGAGACGGGGGGAGAGGACATGGCCAGTGGTTCAATGTAGAGATGGGACCGGTTCGTTTTTCATGGTAA
- the LOC135843730 gene encoding collagen alpha-2(I) chain-like isoform X2, translated as MIISVVIGKIVFAQEEPSTPTVAAKNISSSENTRNSTCLDILKKDPNVKDGLFMINPMTKYEDDEYSEFPVWCDFSRNETVVYPLLKDSKIRVPTDVSTARGEVWIENIGMEIYYPFDNSQIKILQETSRWCYQNITIKCKNLVAFYDAVQNTLDKSIKILAWNDKELTPLGPLDLKLESAKDDCKYRDNSNEWKETVIEYSTTRCERLPFADVAIRDGGRGHGQWFNVEMGPVRFSW; from the exons ATGATCATTAGTGTTGTAATCGGTAAAATTGTGTTCGCACAG gAAGAACCATCAACACCAACAGTAGCAGCAAAAAATATAAGTTCTAgcgaaaatactcgtaattccACTTGTCTGGATATTCTGAAGAAGGATCCGAATGTTAAAGACG GCTTATTTATGATAAACCCCATGACCAAATACGAAGACGACGAATACTCCGAGTTCCCAGTGTGGTGCGACTTCAGTAGAAATGAAACCGTGGTCTATCCTCTATTAAAAGACTCAAAAATAAGAGTACCGACTGATGTGTCAACTGCACGAGGCGAAGTATGGATAGAAAACATCGGTATGGAG ATATATTATCCATTCGATAACAGCCAGATAAAAATACTTCAAGAAACTTCGAGATGGTGTTACCAAAACATCACTATTAAGTGTAAAAATCTGGTGGCGTTTTATGACGCTGTCCAAAACACTTTAGACAAAAGTATCAAGATTCTCGCATGGAACGATAAAGAGCTGACCCCACTGGGTCCATTAGATTTAAAACTGGAATCGGCTAAAGATGATTGtaag tataGGGACAATTCGAATGAATGGAAAGAAACTGTTATTGAATACTCCACTACAAGATGTGAGAGACTCCCCTTCGCAGACGTCGCCATACGAGACGGGGGGAGAGGACATGGCCAGTGGTTCAATGTAGAGATGGGACCGGTTCGTTTTTCATGGTAA
- the LOC135843647 gene encoding collagen alpha-2(I) chain-like isoform X2 has product MFINIITIISVVIGKIVLAQGEPVPTVSAKNTSSGENDNQFSTCLDILKRNPSVRNGWFRIKPKSEYENSEYALGFEVWCDFYSNETCIYPQLPDDSSLSKPIDVSTVPGEVWIANLGKEISYPFDNSQITILQKTSRTCHQNITVNCKNLVAFYDETLNTFDKSIKTLAWNV; this is encoded by the exons atgtttataAACATAATAACGATCATTAGTGTTGTAATCGGTAAAATTGTATTAGCACAG GGAGAACCAGTGCCAACAGTATCAGCAAAAAATACAAGTTCTGGCGAAAATGATAATCAATTTTCCACTTGTCTGGATATTCTGAAGAGGAATCCGAGTGTTCGAAACG GCTGGTTTAGGATAAAGCCCAAAAGCGAATACGAAAACTCCGAATACGCGTTAGGATTTGAAGTATGGTGCGACTTCTACAGCAATGAAACCTGCATCTATCCTCAATTACCAGACGACTCATCACTATCAAAACCGATTGATGTGTCAACTGTACCAGGGGAAGTATGGATAGCTAACCTCGGTAAGGAG ATTTCATATCCATTTGATAACAGCCAGATAACAATACTTCAGAAAACTTCGAGAACGTGTCACCAAAACATCACTGTAAATTGTAAGAATCTGGTGGCATTTTATGACGAGACCCTGAACACTTTCGACAAAAGCATCAAGACTCTCGCATGGAACG tatag
- the LOC135844094 gene encoding collagen alpha-2(I) chain-like, whose protein sequence is MFLFLAFIIITTLHGASRCQHLPRIDEHLAKTCQEMFNNTWDARDGFYWINPSQGDMKKAIFVHCVFKTRETCIYTKSARRLKIFDISAFESEVWLVKNDSSYEIAYRADANQLRMLQQMSKSATQAITYRCKNSIVYYDSINKNFEKSMKLLGWNNEEITPQNLSNLQFMSGHDNCQHKNDEWSHTDITYSTNIPSQLPITDIAIRDVGRPGQLLEVHIGPVCFL, encoded by the exons atgtttctttttttggcaTTCATTATTATTACAACATTGCATGGAGCATCAAGATGTCAA cACCTCCCACGCATAGACGAGCATCTAGCAAAAACATGCCAAGAAATGTTCAACAATACTTGGGATGCACGAGACG gtTTCTATTGGATAAATCCCAGCCAAGGCGATATGAAAAAAGCTATCTTCGTTCATTGTGTATTTAAAACACGTGAAACATGTATATATACGAAATCAGCtcgacgtttgaaaatttttgatatttctgcatTTGAATCAGAAGTTTGGTTAGTGAAAAATGATTCCAGTTACGAG ATCGCTTACCGAGCAGATGCTAATCAGCTGAGAATGTTGCAACAAATGTCCAAATCGGCAACACAAGCTATTACTTACCGTTGTAAGAATTCAATTGTCTACTACGACagtatcaacaaaaattttgagaaaagcatGAAATTACTGGGATGGAATAATGAAGAAATTACTCCACAAAAcctttcaaatttacaatttatgtCCGGTCATGACAACTGTCAG CATAAAAACGACGAATGGTCACATACGGACATCACCTACTCGACTAACATACCTTCCCAACTTCCCATCACTGATATAGCAATTCGAGATGTTGGGAGACCTGGACAACTTCTTGAAGTTCACATTGGACCTGTTTGTTTTCTTTAA